GCTCGATTTTGTGATTGCGCGGATTAATCACCAGGATTTCACCACTGCCGTTCGCCGCATAAATCCGGTCACTGACCGGCGAGAAGATGATGCCTGTAACCCCCTTCCCGGCATTTTTAATCCGGGCTTTCAGCGTCAGGGTTTTCGCATCAACCACCCAGATCACACCCGGATCGCCCGCGCCGCCGACATAGAGCAGCCCGTCATGCAGAAAGATCTCACGCGTGCCCACCGGCAAACCTGTCTCGTTTTTATCGTCGAACATCAGGCGCTTCAGCACCCTGCCGTTCTCCGGATCGATCTTAGAGATGCCGCCATCCTGCGCATTGGTAGTGTAAAGCGCGCTGCCGTCCGGGTCGCTAATCAGACCGACGTTTTTCAGGTCGAAATGCCCCGTCCCGGTGCTCTGCAGCGTGGTGCCATCAAGACGGTAGATCATGCCGCCACTGATATCCTTACCCTCCGGCGCACTGGCAACATAGAGCGCATTTCTGGCGGGCAGGTAGGCCATCTCATACAACCCGTCACCCAGCTCGCGCTGAATCAGGTTATCGGGGCTGGAGGGCTGCATCACCATCGGCGCATTGCCCTCCACTTTTGTGGCAGGTGTCTGGCACGCCGTCAGGCTGAAGGTGGTGACCATCGCCA
This genomic window from Pantoea sp. Lij88 contains:
- a CDS encoding YncE family protein; this translates as MKALLSPRKAALALAMVTTFSLTACQTPATKVEGNAPMVMQPSSPDNLIQRELGDGLYEMAYLPARNALYVASAPEGKDISGGMIYRLDGTTLQSTGTGHFDLKNVGLISDPDGSALYTTNAQDGGISKIDPENGRVLKRLMFDDKNETGLPVGTREIFLHDGLLYVGGAGDPGVIWVVDAKTLTLKARIKNAGKGVTGIIFSPVSDRIYAANGSGEILVINPRNHKIEQRLTAGDGQDAQFLNMAEDPATGRLFVTDNASTKNTLVFDERSGKLIQRLDPADSTGIKFNGKRNEIYISQRESKKVLQLDGTTYEVKNSWSFEGHPESLLVSPDGQTLYVTLKQGFSGDHKSQMPDGVARITLQ